In Papaver somniferum cultivar HN1 chromosome 1, ASM357369v1, whole genome shotgun sequence, a genomic segment contains:
- the LOC113337021 gene encoding uncharacterized protein LOC113337021, translated as MKEKILAISPNSQEQDKVRWQHHSSGIFSAKNVYNFLINQDQDNNNSVEVPWQNIWKIKVIPRIKLFIWKLAQKAPPTNARLGAHNKDFKTDFPMCNAQVQETEQHLLRSCPFARAVWFGLSLEVVNSRITTDSIATWIKEWITEPDFEKLSDKIATISWFIWKYRCSVVFDKTKPNPNSLIEQIRKFLQQYPQENIEKNKRVQKGKIYEEKWSRITSDWILFIDAAFKKENSTMGYAFILYSVENETFMQIAAGSDRASSAFHAESKALLKASSWLSDNILSSVTLVTDCKMLAETINKECKIPDWSAGNTIKETQTILQKLPQVQVQYINRRYNSATNKVVKEARAKNFRNFSNQIQLRISHSSVMSNIFERKDIVNLRYFIA; from the coding sequence ATGAAAGAAAAAATCCTAGCCATTTCTCCAAATAGTCAAGAACAAGATAAGGTTAGATGGCAACACCACTCCTCAGGAATTTTCTCTGCAAAAAATGTCTACAATTTCCTTATTAACCAAGACCAAGATAACAACAACTCAGTTGAAGTTCCTTGgcaaaatatttggaaaattaaaGTGATTCCGAGGATTAAGTTATTCATTTGGAAATTAGCTCAAAAAGCTCCCCCAACAAATGCAAGACTTGGAGCACACAACAAAGATTTCAAAACGGATTTCCCAATGTGTAATGCCCAAGTACAAGAAACAGAGCAACACCTACTAAGATCTTGTCCTTTTGCTAGAGCTGTTTGGTTTGGGCTCTCCCTAGAAGTAGTCAACTCAAGAATCACTACAGATTCAATCGCAACATGGATTAAAGAGTGGATTACGGAACCAGATTTTGAAAAACTCTCTGATAAAATTGCAACAATCTCTTGGTTTATATGGAAATATAGATGCTCAGTAGTTTTTGATAAAACTAAACCAAACCCAAATTCTCTTATAGAACAAATAAGAAAATTCTTACAACAATACCCTCAAGAGAATATTGAGAAGAACAAAAGGGTTCAAAAAGGTAAGATATACgaagaaaaatggtcaagaaTAACGTCGGACTGGATTCTATTCATAGATGCGGCTTTTAAAAAGGAGAACTCAACCATGGGATATGCTTTCATACTATATTCAGTGGAAAACGAAACTTTTATGCAAATTGCAGCGGGATCAGATAGAGCTTCTTCAGCATTCCATGCAGAATCAAAAGCTTTATTAAAAGCCTCCTCTTGGCTGAGTGATAATATTTTATCTAGTGTTACTTTAGTTACAGATTGCAAAATGCTAGCTGAAACCATCAATAAAGAATGTAAGATCCCAGATTGGAGTGCAGGAAACACCATAAAGGAGACCCAAACAATTCTGCAAAAACTCCCTCAAGTTCAGGTGCAATATATTAACAGAAGATATAACTCAGCAACGAACAAGGTAGTTAAGGAAGCGCGGGCAAAGAATTTTCGAAATTTCTCGAACCAAATTCAGCTAAGGATATCTCATTCCAGTGTGATGTCTAATATTTTTGAGAGAAAAGATATTGTAAATCTTAGGTACTTTATTGcttaa
- the LOC113291109 gene encoding protein MID1-COMPLEMENTING ACTIVITY 1-like isoform X1 translates to MASWEHFGELANVAQLTGVDAVRLISMIVKAASTARMHKKNCKQFALHLKLIGNLLQQLKISELKRYPETREPLEQLEDALRRSYILVNSCQDKSYLYLLAMGWNIVYQFRKAQSEIDRYLKLVPLITLVDNARFKERLEDIERDQREYTLDEDDQKVQTIILKPEPSKNDTMVLKKTLSCSYPNMAFEKALQTETEKLQVELQQSQANLDVGQCQVIQRLLEVTESAANSQPMTPLKKSVKKDPDHSYVDSDKGQTYSESYVAPSDTRKAPSRNSSSVSSGQDLLSRRGSQRDDEWSSDLLGCCAEPALCMKTLFCPCSTFSRINSVVANRHVSPGEACNELMAYSLILACCCYTCCVRRKLRKMLNITGGFCDDFLSHLMCCCCALVQEWREVEMRGMHGPEKTRTSPPPSQYMES, encoded by the exons ATGGCAAGTTGGGAACATTTTGGGGAGTTAGCAAATGTAGCTCAACTCACCGGAGTAGATGCAGTCAGGCTAATTTCGATGATTGTTAAAGCAGCTAGTACAGCTAGAATGCACAAGAAGAATTGTAAGCAATTTGCATTACATCTTAAATTGATTGGGAATTTGTTACAACAACTTAAAATCTCTGAGTTGAAAAGATATCCAGAAACTAGAGAACCATTAGAACAGCTTGAAGATGCATTGAGAAGGTCTTATATTCTTGTGAATAGTTGTCAGGATAAGAGCTATCTTTATCTTTTGGCTATGGGTTGGAATATTGTTTATCAATTTAGAAAGGCTCAGAGTGAGATTGATCGTTATTTAAAGCTTGTTCCTCTTATTACCCTCGTCGATAATGCACGATTTAAG GAGAGATTGGAAGATATCGAAAGAGATCAACGTGAGTACACCTTGGATGAAGATGATCAAAAGGTGCAGACTATTATTTTAAAACCAGAGCCTTCAAAGAATGACACAATGGTGCTGAAAAAGACCCTTTCGTGTTCTTATCCGAacatggcttttgagaaagccctGCAAACAGAAACTGAGAAGCTTCAAGTAGAACTCCAACAATCACAGGCTAACTTAGACGTTGGTCAATGTCAAGTAATCCAACGCTTGCTCGAAGTCACAGAATCTGCAGCAAATTCTCAGCCGATGACACCTCTAAAAAAGTCAGTGAAAAAGGATCCAGATCATTCATACGTAGATTCTGACAAAGGGCAAACCTATAGTGAAAGCTACGTTGCACCCAGTGACACTCGCAAAGCACCCTCAAG AAATAGTTCTTCAGTTTCATCCGGACAAGATCTATTATCAAGAAGAGGATCACAGCGGGATGACGAATGGAGTTCAGATTTACTTGGCTGTTGTGCAGAACCTGCTTTGT GTATGAAGACTTTATTCtgtccttgcagtacattttcaAGGATTAACTCGGTGGTTGCTAACAGACACGTTT CTCCAGGAGAAGCATGTAACGAATTAATGGCATATTCACTGATATTGGCTTGCTGTTGCTATACCTGCTGCGTAAGAAGAAAGCTCCGCAAGATGCTCAATATCACG GGTGGATTTTGTGACGACTTCCTCTCACATTTGATGTGTTGCTGTTGTGCTCTAGTCCAAGAATGGCGAGAGGTGGAAATGCGTGGTATGCACG GTCCTGAGAAGACAAGAACAAGTCCACCACCTTCTCAATACATGGAATCGTGA
- the LOC113291109 gene encoding protein MID1-COMPLEMENTING ACTIVITY 1-like isoform X2 — MASWEHFGELANVAQLTGVDAVRLISMIVKAASTARMHKKNCKQFALHLKLIGNLLQQLKISELKRYPETREPLEQLEDALRRSYILVNSCQDKSYLYLLAMGWNIVYQFRKAQSEIDRYLKLVPLITLVDNARFKERLEDIERDQREYTLDEDDQKVQTIILKPEPSKNDTMVLKKTLSCSYPNMAFEKALQTETEKLQVELQQSQANLDVGQCQVIQRLLEVTESAANSQPMTPLKKSVKKDPDHSYVDSDKGQTYSESYVAPSDTRKAPSRNSSSVSSGQDLLSRRGSQRDDEWSSDLLGCCAEPALCMKTLFCPCSTFSRINSVVANRHVSPGEACNELMAYSLILACCCYTCCVRRKLRKMLNITGGFCDDFLSHLMCCCCALVQEWREVEMRGPEKTRTSPPPSQYMES, encoded by the exons ATGGCAAGTTGGGAACATTTTGGGGAGTTAGCAAATGTAGCTCAACTCACCGGAGTAGATGCAGTCAGGCTAATTTCGATGATTGTTAAAGCAGCTAGTACAGCTAGAATGCACAAGAAGAATTGTAAGCAATTTGCATTACATCTTAAATTGATTGGGAATTTGTTACAACAACTTAAAATCTCTGAGTTGAAAAGATATCCAGAAACTAGAGAACCATTAGAACAGCTTGAAGATGCATTGAGAAGGTCTTATATTCTTGTGAATAGTTGTCAGGATAAGAGCTATCTTTATCTTTTGGCTATGGGTTGGAATATTGTTTATCAATTTAGAAAGGCTCAGAGTGAGATTGATCGTTATTTAAAGCTTGTTCCTCTTATTACCCTCGTCGATAATGCACGATTTAAG GAGAGATTGGAAGATATCGAAAGAGATCAACGTGAGTACACCTTGGATGAAGATGATCAAAAGGTGCAGACTATTATTTTAAAACCAGAGCCTTCAAAGAATGACACAATGGTGCTGAAAAAGACCCTTTCGTGTTCTTATCCGAacatggcttttgagaaagccctGCAAACAGAAACTGAGAAGCTTCAAGTAGAACTCCAACAATCACAGGCTAACTTAGACGTTGGTCAATGTCAAGTAATCCAACGCTTGCTCGAAGTCACAGAATCTGCAGCAAATTCTCAGCCGATGACACCTCTAAAAAAGTCAGTGAAAAAGGATCCAGATCATTCATACGTAGATTCTGACAAAGGGCAAACCTATAGTGAAAGCTACGTTGCACCCAGTGACACTCGCAAAGCACCCTCAAG AAATAGTTCTTCAGTTTCATCCGGACAAGATCTATTATCAAGAAGAGGATCACAGCGGGATGACGAATGGAGTTCAGATTTACTTGGCTGTTGTGCAGAACCTGCTTTGT GTATGAAGACTTTATTCtgtccttgcagtacattttcaAGGATTAACTCGGTGGTTGCTAACAGACACGTTT CTCCAGGAGAAGCATGTAACGAATTAATGGCATATTCACTGATATTGGCTTGCTGTTGCTATACCTGCTGCGTAAGAAGAAAGCTCCGCAAGATGCTCAATATCACG GGTGGATTTTGTGACGACTTCCTCTCACATTTGATGTGTTGCTGTTGTGCTCTAGTCCAAGAATGGCGAGAGGTGGAAATGCGTG GTCCTGAGAAGACAAGAACAAGTCCACCACCTTCTCAATACATGGAATCGTGA
- the LOC113291123 gene encoding glycerate dehydrogenase, with product MATPVSIEVWNPNGKYRVISTKPMPGTRWIRLLTDQNCRVEICTQKKTILSVEEILTLIGDKCDGVIGQLTEDWGEVLFSALSKAGGKAFSNMAVGYNNVDVNAATKYGVAVGNTPGVLTETTAELAASLSLAASRRIVEADEFMRAGLYDGWLPHLFVGNLLKGQTVGVIGAGRIGSAYARMMIEGFKMNLIYFDLYQATRLEKFVTAYGQFLKSNGEQPVTWKRASSMQEVLREADVISLHPILDKTTYHLINKDSLAIMKKEAILVNCSRGPVVDEVALVEHLKENPMFRVGLDVFEDEPFMKPGLRDMKNAVVVPHIASASKWTREGMATLAALNVLGKIKGYPIWSNPNQVEPFLDENSPPPDACPSIVNAKPLGLTASKL from the exons ATGGCTACACCAGTTTCAATAGAGGTTTGGAATCCTAATGGGAAATACAGAGTTATTAGCACAAAACCCATGCCTGGAACCAGGTGGATTCGTCTCCTAACCGATCAGAATTGCCGTGTTGAA ATCTGCACTCAGAAGAAAACCATCTTGTCTGTGGAGGAAATTCTGACTCTAATTGGCGATAAGTGCGATGGAGTAATCGGACAG TTAACAGAGGATTGGGGTGAGGTGTTGTTTTCAGCATTGAGCAAAGCAGGAGGAAAAGCTTTCAGCAATATGGCTGTTGGTTACAATAATGTTGATGTGAATGCTGCTACTAAATACGGTGTCGCAGTTGGTAACACTCCT GGTGTGCTTACAGAGACTACAGCAGAATTAGCAGCTTCACTTTCACTAGCAGCTTCCAGAAGAATAGTTGAAGCTGATGAATTCATGAGGGCTGGTTTATACGATGGCTGGCTTCCTCACCT GTTTGTGGGCAACTTGCTAAAGGGACAGACTGTGGGAGTTATTGGTGCTGGTCGTATTGGATCTGCTTATGCAAGAATGATG ATTGAAGGGTTCAAAATGAATCTTATTTATTTTGACTTGTACCAAGCAACTCGACTGGAAAAGTTTGTTACAG CTTATGGCCAGTTCTTAAAATCTAATGGTGAACAACCTGTTACTTGGAAAAGGGCATCATCTATGCAAGAGGTTCTTCGGGAGGCCGATGTG ATAAGCCTTCATCCAATCCTGGACAAAACTACATACCATTTGATTAACAAAGATAGCCTGGCTATCATGAAGAAG GAAGCAATCCTTGTAAATTGTAGTAGGGGTCCTGTGGTTGATGAAGTGGCTTTGGTGGAACATCTGAAAGAAAACCCAATGTTTCGTGTTGGTCTTGACGTCTTTGAG GATGAGCCATTCATGAAACCTGGACTCCGCGACATGAAAAATGCTGTTGTGGTACCTCATATCGCGTCTGCTTCCAAG TGGACTCGTGAAGGAATGGCAACATTAGCAGCTCTGAATGTCCTG GGGAAGATAAAAGGATATCCAATTTGGTCTAATCCAAATCAAGTTGAACCGTTCTTGGACGAAAACTCCCCACCTCCAGATGCTTGTCCAAGCATTGTTAACGCTAAACCCCTGG GTTTAACTGCTTCAAAGCTCTAA